TGGGCGCACGATTACGCGCCTCACGGCTGATATCGAGGGGATCGAAAACTTTTTTACCGGTACCTTGGCTCGTGTGCTTATAGCCGTCATTAACATCGTCGTCGTCTTAGTAGCGATGGTGGTGACTGATCCTGGGTTTGGCCTTGTGATTGTTGCCGTGTGTTTACCAGCACTAGCGTTCTCTGTCGCCTTGCGCCGGCCGGTGATTTTTTGGCTGCGCACCTATAAACGTCGCTCGGCTCACCTCAACGCCAAGTTGGCTGAGTACCTGAGCGGTTTACCGGTGATCCGAATTTTTGGCCTGGAAATTTGGACCCAGCAGCAATTTGACGAGGCCGCTGGTGAGTTGCTGGACGCAGGTGTCGCTACCCTTAATTGGAATAGTTTCATCAGGCCAGTCACCGTATTTCTGTGCTCACTCCCGACACTGCTTGTACTTTGGTACGGCGGGCATCGGGTCCTAGCAGGCGCCATGGATCTTGGTCTACTGGTGGCTTTTGTGCGCTACAGTGAGCGCTTTGTGTCGCCGATACGCGTGATATCTACTGAGATTCAAAATATCCAAGAGGCCGTCGTGTCGAGTGAGCGCGTGCGGCGGATGCTGACCGAGCCGGAAGAGGCTGACGTAATCGGCGTGTCGGGCGCACTAAGGCCAGTTGTACGCGGTCAGGTAAATTTTCGTGACGTGTGGATGAGCTATCGCCCAGGAAAGCCCGTGCTCAGAGGCCTCAATTTTATGGTCGCAGCCGGTCAGAAAGTTGGGCTCGTTGGTGCCACTGGTTCTGGCAAGAGTTCCACCATCAATTTGATTCCGCGCCTTTATCCCATGGATAGTGGCGACATCTTTATCGACGGTCATCCGATCGCCGCCATTGAGCCCAAATATCTGCGACGTCAGATAGGCTACGTCAGTCAGGACGTCATTGTTTTTGGTGGGACGATGCGCGCTAATCTACTGGCCGCGCATGGCGCGGGGCAGATTTCTGATGAGACGATCCTGGCGGCCTGTCGTCGTACGGGGCTATCCGACGTTATCAGCAATTGCGAGGGTGGGTTAGATTACGTCTTGGTTGATGGTGGCGAAAATTTAAGTGCCGGCGAGAGGCAGTTAGTGGCCTTCACGCGCATGCTGCTCAGGGATCCAGCGATCCTGATTCTTGACGAAGCGACGGCCAATATCGATGAGCGGTGCGAGCGTCTGATCCAGAGCGCGACCTTCGAGCTGATGCAGGGGCGCACCTCATTTGTCATCGCTCATCGCCTCAGTACTATTATCAGTTGCGACCGTATCTTTGTGTTTCAAGCAGGCCAAATCGTCGAGCAGGGCACGCACGACGCCCTGATGCAGCTCGGCGGTTATTATTCGCAGCTTGCCTCAAAACAGCTTGCTGCTGTCACTGCTGCTGGCAGTGGTGCCAAGTAAAACGCGCTGTGCTCACAGCGCACTGCAAGTGACACCTCACTCCCAGGTAAGCACCAATCACCAGCGATGGCTGCTGCCGGTACCATGACAAAAGCGCGCCTTAGCATCTCGGGGTGGGGAATGGTTAGGGTGGGGGTACTGCGCGCGCGCGCTTGCCAGCGGCCCTGGTCGTCGCGCGCTTGCCACAGCAAGATGTCGAGATCGACGGTGCGATTACCCCACCGGACCTGACGGACGCGACCGAGCGTCCGCTCAATGCCCAGGAGTATATCTAGGGCGTCATCTGGCGGGATGTCACTGTGGACGACTATTGCCGTGTTAATGAACGGCTGATCAGCGGCACCGATGGGAGCCGTCTCGAAAAATGGGGCCACAGTGATGACTGGCCCCAGCTCTTTGTTGACAGCATCTATGGCGCCGCGTAATTGGGCCATGCGATCACCGAGATTACTGCCGAGGGCGACCAGATAGCGGTTGCTCTCACGGCCATGCCACGGAGCGTCAGGGGAATCATGTCCAGGTCTAAACGTCATGCGGCGCACCATAACCGTAGTCCAAGGGGCAAGTCAGCTCCAAAATTAACCTTACTCGGTGGCCTGACGGCGGCTGAGTT
The window above is part of the Deltaproteobacteria bacterium genome. Proteins encoded here:
- a CDS encoding ABC transporter ATP-binding protein, which gives rise to MSDAAAASRRETLTKVNPAFDTEDKILAAASDLIGMVQILRMGSHVYLQLLSALALVVIASVSVMTAARTLGLIVAALVHDGSGAQITGMAVGFLVLEATAVGCQYAGRVLLAHATIAITYKVRSELFAKMRRLPISYFDTQPLGRTITRLTADIEGIENFFTGTLARVLIAVINIVVVLVAMVVTDPGFGLVIVAVCLPALAFSVALRRPVIFWLRTYKRRSAHLNAKLAEYLSGLPVIRIFGLEIWTQQQFDEAAGELLDAGVATLNWNSFIRPVTVFLCSLPTLLVLWYGGHRVLAGAMDLGLLVAFVRYSERFVSPIRVISTEIQNIQEAVVSSERVRRMLTEPEEADVIGVSGALRPVVRGQVNFRDVWMSYRPGKPVLRGLNFMVAAGQKVGLVGATGSGKSSTINLIPRLYPMDSGDIFIDGHPIAAIEPKYLRRQIGYVSQDVIVFGGTMRANLLAAHGAGQISDETILAACRRTGLSDVISNCEGGLDYVLVDGGENLSAGERQLVAFTRMLLRDPAILILDEATANIDERCERLIQSATFELMQGRTSFVIAHRLSTIISCDRIFVFQAGQIVEQGTHDALMQLGGYYSQLASKQLAAVTAAGSGAK
- the folK gene encoding 2-amino-4-hydroxy-6-hydroxymethyldihydropteridine diphosphokinase produces the protein MVRRMTFRPGHDSPDAPWHGRESNRYLVALGSNLGDRMAQLRGAIDAVNKELGPVITVAPFFETAPIGAADQPFINTAIVVHSDIPPDDALDILLGIERTLGRVRQVRWGNRTVDLDILLWQARDDQGRWQARARSTPTLTIPHPEMLRRAFVMVPAAAIAGDWCLPGSEVSLAVRCEHSAFYLAPLPAAVTAASCFEASCE